In Legionella cardiaca, a genomic segment contains:
- the dnaX gene encoding DNA polymerase III subunit gamma/tau: MSYLALARKWRPRTFSQLVGQEHINKALVNSLNQQRLHHAYLFTGTRGVGKTSVARLLAKALNCEQGISAEPCLQCEACIAIEQGRFLDLIEIDGASRTRVEDTRELLDNVQYTPTNGRFKIYLIDEVHMLSQHSFNALLKTLEEPPAHVKFLLATTDPQKLPVTVLSRCLQFHLKHLADELIAQHLQYILREENLNFETEALEILAKAAKGSMRDALSLLDQAIACCGTQLTASEVKTILGYTRQDYAMQLLHALATLDPQQLIYISRQIAVEGGHFRYVLDELLHYLHHITICQNLSGDSSFIISEPKIQALAKQLSPEDLQLFYQIGIKGSEEMYLAPTLAIGFEMVLLRMLTFRPAPPTLPPKLAYEIIVNDATAASVASESLPSVAIDASPIIEESFPEVPEDTKTDPLSILQEESLTVIQEESVTVIQEKPITIIQEALVTSTQAEPTAMPMTTAENWGAILNQLQLTGLTLNAAENAEFVEKSGRDIVFRVAKGHQSLFTPMVISRIEQALATYYKETVKITLTSDDAVQSSPAQQKQIVQNQRQQEAELSLQQDVFFQQLKQEFSAEVVKNSIAPIKDEL, translated from the coding sequence ATGAGCTATTTGGCACTAGCACGTAAATGGCGACCACGTACATTTTCCCAACTGGTTGGCCAGGAGCATATTAATAAAGCATTGGTTAATTCGCTAAACCAACAGCGACTGCATCATGCTTATCTTTTTACTGGGACCCGCGGTGTGGGTAAAACCAGTGTCGCACGTCTTTTAGCAAAAGCACTTAATTGTGAGCAAGGTATCAGTGCTGAGCCTTGTCTTCAATGCGAAGCTTGTATTGCGATAGAGCAAGGCCGTTTTTTAGATTTGATTGAAATTGATGGCGCCTCGAGAACACGTGTTGAAGATACTCGCGAGCTCTTGGACAATGTGCAGTACACACCAACAAATGGTCGCTTTAAAATTTATTTAATTGATGAAGTACACATGCTCTCCCAGCATAGTTTCAATGCCTTATTGAAAACATTAGAAGAGCCACCTGCGCATGTTAAGTTTTTATTAGCAACAACTGATCCTCAAAAATTGCCAGTAACAGTCCTCTCACGCTGCCTGCAATTCCATCTTAAACATTTAGCCGACGAATTAATTGCTCAGCATTTGCAATATATTCTTCGAGAAGAAAATTTGAATTTTGAAACAGAGGCTTTAGAAATCTTAGCAAAAGCAGCAAAAGGCAGTATGCGAGACGCCTTAAGTTTATTAGATCAAGCCATTGCATGTTGTGGTACACAGTTAACTGCGTCAGAAGTAAAAACAATTTTAGGCTATACACGGCAGGATTATGCTATGCAGCTCCTCCATGCATTAGCAACTTTAGATCCACAACAACTTATTTACATTAGCCGACAAATTGCTGTAGAAGGCGGTCATTTTCGTTATGTACTCGATGAGCTTTTGCATTACCTGCATCATATTACAATTTGCCAGAACCTTTCCGGCGATAGTTCTTTCATCATTTCAGAACCTAAAATTCAAGCTTTGGCTAAGCAACTAAGCCCCGAAGATCTGCAATTATTTTATCAAATTGGCATTAAAGGTTCAGAAGAAATGTATTTGGCGCCAACACTTGCTATTGGTTTTGAAATGGTATTGTTGCGAATGCTGACCTTTAGACCTGCTCCACCAACACTGCCGCCTAAGCTTGCTTATGAAATTATTGTTAATGATGCAACTGCTGCATCGGTTGCATCAGAATCACTACCTTCAGTAGCCATTGATGCTTCTCCCATAATAGAAGAATCATTTCCGGAAGTACCTGAAGACACCAAAACAGATCCTCTTTCTATTCTTCAGGAGGAATCGCTAACAGTCATTCAAGAAGAATCTGTAACAGTTATTCAGGAAAAACCTATAACAATTATTCAAGAAGCACTTGTAACATCCACTCAAGCAGAACCAACAGCAATGCCAATGACAACGGCTGAGAATTGGGGAGCAATATTAAATCAACTTCAATTGACTGGCTTGACGTTAAATGCCGCTGAGAATGCCGAATTTGTAGAAAAATCCGGACGCGATATCGTCTTTCGGGTAGCAAAGGGCCACCAATCATTGTTTACACCTATGGTAATTAGTCGTATTGAGCAGGCCTTAGCGACTTATTATAAGGAAACTGTTAAAATTACATTAACGAGTGACGATGCAGTGCAATCATCCCCCGCTCAACAAAAGCAAATTGTGCAAAATCAACGCCAACAGGAAGCTGAACTTTCGTTACAACAGGATGTCTTTTTTCAACAGTTAAAACAAGAGTTTTCAGCCGAAGTGGTCAAAAATTCTATTGCACCTATTAAAGATGAATTATAA
- a CDS encoding sulfatase-like hydrolase/transferase: protein MKTNFFRHAFTHFALFNLIFLILQFIYVLAQGGSFLKAIPLPFAVHLQIAMAALIQLGLYLCLTILQTFWLWGLKDSYLEKPSLEFWLLIIYFLSLLTILSLNCYFFPLSLFSRLFLPEISIHVIQLVMIACLLGISLLMLKALLKAYLLAPVSISALLGAISLLFFMTYRQIPIDSNRQSTQPNIIIIGVDSLSPERINKTDTPNLNQFISNSAHFKEAISPLARTYSAWASILTGLYPLHHQARYNLMPAELVKSSKSIAWTMQNMGYQTIFATDERRFSTIDKDFGFQTIVGPQLGVNDILLGTFYDFPLSNFLINLPISRWLFPYNYLNRASHFSYYPNSFSQALENSIAQSNPQKPLFLAVHFAIPHWPYAWAASSPAEVGDIYSVKEREGLYFAAIHEADKQVGLLLNYLRQAGLLENSMVIILSDHGESLYESGSRKTNPQKYQGTQKSHLVDYFKRKTSTELEMSAGHGSDLLSPSQFHCLLAFNIYNKNQQINPKQEIGTRVALIDLAPTIFSFLNLPLRPNFDGISLFDAILNKQPLPEKRIFILESGELPNQIVSRERARVLGKLLYEVNFQNNQLQIRKERLPLLDALKLYGILEGEWLVALYPDDSKYITVILNLNDGQWTDDLNSSFAKSSPVGPMLKQLLEFYQKELSSYPKSKVTPNLLE from the coding sequence GTGAAGACAAATTTCTTTCGCCATGCATTTACTCACTTTGCTCTTTTTAATCTTATTTTTTTAATTTTACAATTTATTTATGTTCTTGCTCAGGGGGGCAGTTTTTTAAAAGCTATTCCACTTCCATTTGCAGTTCATCTACAAATAGCAATGGCCGCATTGATTCAACTCGGTCTTTATCTTTGCTTAACAATATTACAAACTTTTTGGCTTTGGGGATTAAAAGATAGCTACCTTGAAAAGCCATCCTTGGAATTTTGGCTACTTATCATCTATTTTCTTTCTCTTCTGACAATACTTAGTCTGAATTGTTATTTCTTTCCTTTAAGCTTATTTAGCCGTTTATTCTTACCAGAGATCTCAATCCACGTGATTCAGCTCGTCATGATTGCCTGTTTACTAGGCATCAGTTTACTTATGCTTAAAGCTCTTTTAAAAGCTTACTTATTGGCTCCAGTTTCTATTAGTGCGTTGTTAGGAGCAATATCTTTATTATTCTTCATGACTTATCGCCAAATACCAATTGATAGTAATCGGCAAAGCACGCAACCTAATATTATTATTATTGGCGTTGATTCGTTAAGTCCTGAACGCATTAATAAAACAGATACACCTAATCTTAATCAATTTATTAGTAACAGTGCGCATTTCAAAGAAGCTATCAGCCCACTGGCACGAACTTATTCCGCTTGGGCAAGTATTCTTACAGGCCTTTATCCTCTACACCATCAAGCTCGCTATAATTTAATGCCTGCCGAGTTAGTAAAAAGTTCAAAAAGCATTGCATGGACGATGCAAAATATGGGATATCAAACAATATTTGCGACCGATGAACGTCGTTTCAGTACTATTGATAAAGATTTTGGCTTCCAAACAATCGTTGGTCCGCAATTAGGCGTCAATGATATTTTGCTAGGCACCTTTTATGACTTTCCTTTAAGTAATTTCCTTATTAATCTTCCTATAAGTCGCTGGTTATTTCCTTATAATTACTTAAATCGTGCCAGTCATTTTTCTTATTATCCCAACAGCTTTAGTCAAGCCTTGGAAAACTCCATTGCTCAAAGTAATCCGCAAAAACCACTTTTTCTTGCTGTGCACTTTGCTATCCCTCACTGGCCCTATGCTTGGGCAGCCTCATCTCCTGCCGAAGTAGGTGACATCTATAGTGTTAAGGAACGAGAAGGGCTTTATTTCGCTGCGATTCATGAAGCCGATAAACAAGTGGGTCTTCTGTTAAATTATTTACGACAAGCAGGGCTTCTTGAAAATAGCATGGTAATCATATTAAGCGACCATGGCGAATCCTTATACGAATCCGGGAGTCGCAAAACAAATCCCCAAAAATATCAAGGAACACAAAAAAGCCATCTTGTTGATTACTTTAAACGCAAAACATCTACAGAACTTGAAATGAGTGCTGGTCATGGCTCTGACTTACTAAGCCCCTCTCAATTTCACTGTTTGTTAGCCTTTAATATCTATAATAAAAATCAGCAAATCAATCCGAAACAAGAAATTGGGACAAGAGTGGCATTAATTGACCTTGCACCAACCATCTTTTCCTTTCTTAACCTTCCATTACGCCCCAATTTTGATGGCATTTCCCTGTTTGATGCCATTCTTAATAAACAACCACTTCCAGAAAAACGTATTTTTATTTTAGAAAGCGGGGAACTTCCCAATCAGATTGTTTCTCGTGAACGAGCCAGGGTTTTAGGAAAATTACTCTATGAAGTAAATTTTCAGAATAACCAACTGCAGATTAGAAAAGAGCGACTCCCACTACTTGATGCTCTTAAACTTTATGGCATTTTAGAGGGCGAGTGGCTTGTTGCATTATATCCCGATGATTCAAAATATATTACGGTAATTCTTAATTTAAATGATGGCCAATGGACTGATGATTTAAACTCTTCTTTCGCTAAATCTTCTCCTGTGGGGCCAATGCTCAAGCAATTGCTAGAATTTTATCAAAAGGAATTATCTTCCTATCCTAAATCAAAGGTTACCCCCAACCTCCTTGAATAA
- a CDS encoding DUF547 domain-containing protein: MNRLLQGCSFFILLFISHIVSASFNKSLWPIWETNNPLSQATISHDEWQEFLNRRVITNEEGINLVDYANLTDADYDLLKSYITKMSHIDIDAYNRDEQLAFWLNLYNALTVQIVADYYPVGSIEEINISPGLFSVGPWGAKLVTINGTPLSLDEIDNRIIRPVWNDPRTHYAINNGSIGAANLNKKAYKGSTIETSLNDAASEYINSLRGVQVIEGELIVSKIYEWYNEDFGGSKADIITHLKQFAKEPLRSQLKHINTIDGYVYNWHLNSTIVPKS, encoded by the coding sequence ATGAATCGATTACTACAGGGTTGTAGTTTTTTTATCCTACTCTTTATTAGCCATATCGTCAGTGCATCCTTTAATAAGAGCCTTTGGCCTATTTGGGAAACTAATAATCCTCTATCTCAAGCGACTATCTCCCATGATGAATGGCAAGAGTTTTTAAATAGACGGGTTATTACCAATGAGGAAGGTATCAACTTAGTTGATTATGCCAACTTGACTGATGCAGATTATGACTTACTTAAAAGTTATATTACCAAAATGAGCCATATTGACATTGATGCCTATAATCGTGATGAACAACTTGCCTTTTGGTTAAATCTTTATAACGCGCTCACTGTACAAATTGTTGCTGACTATTACCCAGTAGGTAGTATTGAAGAAATTAATATTTCTCCAGGGCTATTTAGCGTCGGACCCTGGGGCGCAAAGCTAGTGACTATCAATGGCACCCCTTTATCACTTGATGAAATCGATAACCGTATTATTCGTCCTGTTTGGAACGACCCACGTACTCATTATGCAATTAACAATGGGTCAATAGGCGCCGCTAACCTTAATAAAAAGGCTTACAAGGGAAGTACCATTGAAACCTCCCTTAATGACGCAGCCTCTGAATATATTAATTCTCTTCGTGGCGTACAGGTCATAGAGGGTGAACTAATTGTGTCTAAAATTTATGAATGGTATAACGAAGATTTTGGTGGTTCTAAGGCTGATATCATCACGCATCTTAAGCAATTTGCTAAAGAACCATTGCGTAGTCAATTAAAACATATCAATACTATCGATGGATACGTCTATAATTGGCATTTAAATAGTACTATTGTTCCCAAATCGTGA
- the recR gene encoding recombination mediator RecR, with protein sequence MDALSRLVDALRCLPGIGPKSAQRMVFHLLQHQRQRGLHLASCLEEAMQSIHHCRRCNNYTELELCKLCQNPARNAQVLCVVETPADVAAVEQSNAFSGSYYVLMGKISPLDGMGPDDIGLPRLRNLVIDEKIQEVILALSPTVEGQTTVHFIHDLLKDYPVRVSQLAHGIPSGGELEFLDGNTIGNALRNRAIVNV encoded by the coding sequence ATGGATGCATTGAGTCGCTTGGTGGATGCTTTGCGTTGTCTACCTGGAATTGGTCCCAAGTCAGCACAACGTATGGTGTTTCATCTATTGCAACACCAACGCCAACGCGGCTTGCATTTGGCTTCTTGCCTAGAAGAAGCCATGCAAAGTATTCATCATTGCAGACGCTGCAATAATTATACTGAATTAGAATTATGTAAGCTTTGCCAAAATCCCGCTCGCAACGCCCAGGTTCTTTGTGTAGTTGAAACGCCCGCCGATGTTGCAGCCGTTGAACAAAGTAATGCTTTCAGTGGTAGTTACTATGTATTAATGGGAAAAATTTCACCACTTGATGGGATGGGTCCTGATGATATAGGTTTGCCACGATTACGTAATCTCGTTATTGATGAAAAAATTCAAGAAGTGATTCTAGCATTAAGCCCAACTGTGGAGGGGCAAACAACGGTTCATTTCATTCATGACTTACTAAAGGATTACCCTGTGCGAGTTAGCCAACTGGCGCATGGTATTCCTTCTGGAGGCGAATTAGAGTTTTTAGATGGTAATACTATAGGCAATGCATTGCGAAATCGAGCTATTGTGAATGTATAA
- a CDS encoding YbaB/EbfC family nucleoid-associated protein, with protein MDINQNLGNIMKEAQKMQQRMQEAQKQLSQLVVKGVSGGGLVEVEMNGRHEVNKVKISQTLMEEDVEMMEDLVTSAFNDAARKVEQASKQKISELTAGLNIPTDFMKDEDKE; from the coding sequence ATGGATATTAATCAAAATCTTGGTAACATAATGAAAGAAGCGCAAAAGATGCAACAGCGCATGCAAGAAGCCCAAAAACAATTAAGTCAATTAGTTGTAAAAGGCGTCTCTGGTGGAGGTTTGGTTGAAGTGGAAATGAATGGCCGCCACGAAGTAAATAAAGTTAAGATCAGCCAAACATTAATGGAAGAAGATGTTGAAATGATGGAAGATTTAGTAACTTCTGCCTTCAATGACGCTGCACGCAAAGTTGAGCAAGCATCCAAACAAAAAATCAGTGAATTGACTGCGGGTCTTAATATTCCTACTGATTTTATGAAGGACGAGGATAAGGAATAA